A genomic region of Anaerolineales bacterium contains the following coding sequences:
- a CDS encoding glycosyltransferase family 2 protein, whose protein sequence is MISIIIRTHNEERWIRECLRRIQQQTIQDVEIILVDNRSTDQTVARARQVYPEIKLVTIEEYLPGLAINAGIRAAQGEYIAILSAHCLPVKDDWLATLIANCEDPQVAGVYGRQIPTSYSSPQDKRDLLVTFGLDKRIQKKDLFFHNANSLIRRALWEQFPFDEQVPNIEDRVWAKQVIDAGYVLVYEPEAAVYHYHGIYQNNDERRVQGAVRVMEVLEQPAAEHENPPLDPHTLEVAAILPVRSLAGSVDANMALIEKSVQAAQASAYIDRIILACDDAALARQAEALGVEAPFVRPAALSQPGVRADEVLRYSLQQLEGAGYFPDLIVPLEVTYPFRPAGMLDTLVRKLAENGLDTAIAAHAEHRPYWQKDTDGVVLTEEYAQARQARTPLYIGLLSLGCVTYAEFIRQGSRLGKRIGVYEVADPFAAIEVREPKDLRLLQLLGPVIQQWQMDRA, encoded by the coding sequence GTGATCTCTATCATCATCCGCACTCACAACGAAGAGCGCTGGATCCGCGAGTGCTTGCGTCGTATCCAGCAGCAGACGATCCAAGACGTAGAGATCATCCTGGTTGACAATCGCAGCACGGATCAAACCGTGGCCCGCGCCCGCCAGGTCTACCCTGAGATCAAGCTGGTAACGATAGAGGAGTACTTGCCTGGCTTGGCGATCAATGCGGGTATTCGTGCCGCCCAGGGCGAGTACATCGCCATCCTCTCGGCACATTGCCTGCCGGTGAAGGATGATTGGCTGGCCACTCTGATCGCCAACTGTGAAGACCCCCAGGTGGCCGGAGTGTATGGCCGCCAAATCCCCACCAGCTACTCCAGCCCACAAGACAAGCGCGACCTGTTGGTAACTTTCGGCCTGGATAAGCGCATTCAAAAGAAAGACCTCTTCTTCCACAATGCCAACAGCCTGATTCGGCGTGCGCTATGGGAGCAGTTTCCGTTTGATGAGCAGGTGCCCAACATCGAGGATCGCGTGTGGGCCAAGCAAGTGATCGACGCAGGCTATGTGCTGGTGTACGAGCCTGAAGCTGCGGTATATCACTATCACGGCATCTACCAGAACAACGATGAGCGCCGCGTGCAGGGCGCCGTGCGCGTAATGGAAGTGCTGGAGCAACCTGCCGCAGAGCATGAGAACCCGCCGCTCGATCCGCATACGCTGGAAGTGGCGGCGATCCTGCCGGTGCGCAGCCTTGCCGGTAGCGTCGATGCGAATATGGCGCTGATCGAGAAGAGTGTGCAAGCTGCCCAGGCGTCGGCATACATCGATCGCATCATCCTCGCTTGTGATGATGCGGCGCTAGCGCGCCAGGCTGAGGCACTGGGCGTGGAAGCGCCCTTTGTGCGCCCCGCAGCGCTTTCGCAACCCGGCGTGCGCGCCGATGAGGTGCTGCGCTATTCCTTGCAACAACTTGAGGGCGCAGGCTACTTTCCTGATCTGATCGTGCCGCTCGAAGTCACCTATCCGTTCCGCCCCGCTGGCATGCTCGATACGCTGGTGCGCAAGTTAGCCGAGAACGGCCTCGATACCGCCATCGCCGCCCATGCTGAGCACCGCCCGTATTGGCAAAAAGATACCGATGGCGTGGTGCTCACTGAAGAATATGCGCAGGCACGCCAGGCGCGCACTCCCTTGTATATCGGGCTATTAAGCTTGGGCTGCGTGACTTACGCAGAGTTCATTCGTCAGGGCTCGCGCCTGGGCAAGCGCATTGGGGTGTATGAAGTGGCCGATCCGTTTGCGGCGATCGAGGTGCGCGAACCCAAGGATCTGCGCCTGCTGCAACTGCTCGGCCCGGTGATCCAGCAATGGCAGATGGACCGCGCATGA
- a CDS encoding ABC transporter ATP-binding protein: MKRNYEYRQLIQLLSKYMRPYWPQMLLSLTLYLVASLLTAAQPMVTAPVLEVAVHGPQAFEQLAQSAPTSLLDVDLNNIGQFLLKLLFPQQVGAWNVIVNVAILYLVVSVALYTLNFLVYLLGIWIRVRAGRSMQASLFSHVLGLSLDFFNRNRTGELISRLEKDTDAVVFGLEAIVRTLVVSSVLVVLYGGLLLKTSLRLSLFVVAAAVVQYVFVQLVKKPTQRRVREQFNIQAELSSYFQEVVSNIRVVKSFVAEGYESQRLAKLSKRAIHAIMRFSFFKNIDEPVTFIINSAVNVAVLLFAANEFIAGRLSTTGFFLYLYVGRTVLDPLTSLARTLKVIQTTVATSERVQQLFGESASVVSGSMVKTDFTQRIAFENVSFAYADAPVLENIDLQIPLGHMVALVGESGAGKSTITDLILRFYDPHAGRITIDGADLRTLDLEAYRRLIGVVSQDSILFNASIAENIAYPEKEPDMARVRQAAQVANARDFIEKLPLGYAALVGDRGVLLSGGQKQRITIARAVYSRPRILILDEATSALDTEAERQVQKAIDNITKDTTAVVIAHRLSTVINADNIVVMEKGRISDQGKHAELYARSAIYKHFCDLQFGANDAVKAEVL, encoded by the coding sequence ATGAAGCGCAATTACGAGTACCGGCAATTAATTCAGTTGCTCAGCAAATACATGCGCCCGTATTGGCCGCAAATGCTGCTATCGCTCACGCTGTATTTGGTGGCCAGCCTGCTGACCGCCGCCCAGCCGATGGTGACTGCGCCAGTGCTCGAGGTGGCTGTGCACGGGCCGCAAGCCTTCGAGCAGTTGGCGCAGAGCGCACCGACGAGCCTGTTAGATGTAGACCTCAACAACATTGGCCAATTCCTGCTCAAGCTGCTCTTTCCGCAGCAAGTAGGCGCTTGGAACGTGATTGTCAATGTAGCCATTTTGTATCTCGTGGTTTCTGTGGCGTTGTATACGCTCAATTTCCTTGTGTACTTGCTCGGTATTTGGATCCGGGTGCGCGCCGGGCGCAGCATGCAGGCTTCGCTATTCTCGCATGTGCTCGGCCTCTCACTCGATTTCTTCAACCGTAATCGCACGGGGGAGCTGATCTCGCGCCTGGAGAAGGATACCGACGCGGTGGTCTTTGGGCTGGAGGCGATCGTGCGCACGCTGGTGGTCTCCAGTGTGCTGGTGGTGCTGTACGGCGGCTTGCTGCTCAAAACCAGTTTGCGCCTCAGCCTGTTCGTGGTGGCTGCCGCGGTGGTGCAGTATGTTTTCGTGCAACTGGTTAAAAAACCCACGCAACGGCGCGTGCGCGAGCAATTTAACATTCAGGCGGAGCTTTCGTCTTATTTTCAAGAGGTGGTGTCCAATATCCGGGTTGTGAAATCGTTTGTGGCTGAAGGCTATGAGAGCCAGCGCTTGGCTAAGCTTTCCAAAAGAGCCATTCACGCCATCATGCGCTTCAGCTTCTTCAAGAACATTGATGAACCCGTTACCTTTATTATCAATTCAGCGGTCAATGTGGCCGTGCTGTTGTTTGCAGCCAATGAATTCATCGCCGGGCGCTTGAGTACCACTGGTTTCTTCCTTTACCTCTATGTGGGGCGCACTGTGCTCGATCCGCTGACCAGCTTGGCGCGCACCCTCAAGGTGATCCAAACTACGGTGGCCACCAGCGAACGCGTGCAGCAACTGTTTGGCGAATCGGCCTCCGTGGTGAGCGGCAGCATGGTCAAGACCGATTTCACTCAGCGGATTGCTTTTGAAAACGTCTCCTTCGCCTATGCGGATGCGCCGGTGCTGGAAAATATTGACTTGCAAATCCCGCTCGGCCATATGGTGGCCCTGGTGGGCGAGAGCGGGGCCGGCAAATCCACAATTACCGATCTGATCCTGCGCTTTTACGATCCCCATGCCGGGCGCATCACGATTGATGGAGCCGATCTGCGCACGCTGGATCTGGAGGCTTATCGCCGCTTGATCGGCGTAGTTTCGCAAGATAGCATTCTTTTCAACGCCTCGATCGCCGAGAACATTGCCTACCCTGAAAAAGAGCCAGACATGGCGCGGGTGCGCCAGGCGGCCCAGGTGGCCAACGCGCGCGATTTCATCGAGAAGCTGCCCCTGGGCTACGCGGCCCTGGTGGGGGATCGCGGCGTGCTGCTCTCGGGTGGCCAGAAACAACGCATCACCATCGCGCGGGCGGTGTACAGCCGGCCGCGCATTCTGATCTTGGATGAAGCCACCAGTGCCCTGGACACCGAGGCCGAGCGCCAGGTGCAAAAAGCGATCGACAACATCACCAAAGACACCACGGCAGTGGTGATTGCTCACCGGCTCTCGACGGTGATCAATGCCGATAACATCGTCGTGATGGAAAAAGGCCGCATCAGTGATCAGGGCAAGCACGCCGAGCTGTACGCGCGCTCGGCGATCTATAAACATTTCTGCGATCTGCAATTCGGGGCCAACGACGCCGTAAAGGCGGAGGTGCTGTAG